The following proteins are co-located in the Acidobacteriota bacterium genome:
- a CDS encoding dihydrodipicolinate synthase family protein has product MDAVIRAALDSGLVIPAHPLALDVEGRFDERRQRALTRYYAAAGAGGIAVGVHTTQFAIRDPKIGLFEPVLSLAREEMDRADVGRVTPLVRIGGVCGDTRQACDEATLLATLGYHAGLLSLAALRTATDDELIAHCRAVAASIPIVGFYLQPSVGGRRLSYAFWRRFAEISGVVAIKIAPFNRYQTLDVVRAVVDAGRDDIALYTGNDDAIVADLVTPFPAGEGRQRRIIGGLLGHWAVWTSKAVSLLDECHRTWEQGRVDQALLRRGIEVTDSNAAFFDSANGFAGCIAGIHEVLRRQGLLETTRCLDAHEVMSPGQADEIDRVYREYPHLSDDAFVAEHLDTWLEG; this is encoded by the coding sequence ATGGACGCAGTCATTCGTGCCGCGCTCGACAGCGGCCTCGTGATTCCCGCACACCCGCTCGCGCTCGACGTCGAGGGGCGCTTCGACGAAAGACGTCAGCGTGCGCTGACGCGTTACTACGCGGCTGCCGGTGCCGGCGGCATCGCCGTCGGCGTGCACACCACGCAGTTCGCGATTCGCGACCCGAAGATCGGGTTGTTCGAGCCCGTGTTGTCGCTCGCGCGCGAGGAGATGGATCGCGCGGACGTCGGACGCGTGACGCCGCTGGTGCGCATCGGCGGCGTGTGCGGAGACACGCGGCAGGCATGCGATGAGGCGACGCTCCTTGCGACCCTCGGCTATCACGCCGGCCTGCTCAGTCTCGCGGCGCTGCGTACCGCGACAGACGATGAGCTCATCGCGCATTGCCGTGCAGTGGCGGCGAGCATCCCCATCGTGGGCTTCTATCTGCAGCCGTCGGTGGGCGGCCGGCGACTCTCGTACGCGTTCTGGCGGCGGTTTGCGGAGATTTCCGGCGTGGTGGCGATCAAGATCGCGCCGTTCAACAGGTATCAGACGCTCGACGTCGTGCGCGCGGTGGTGGACGCCGGACGCGACGACATCGCGCTCTACACGGGCAACGACGATGCGATCGTGGCCGACCTGGTGACGCCGTTTCCGGCAGGCGAGGGCCGGCAGCGGCGGATCATCGGCGGACTGCTCGGACATTGGGCCGTGTGGACGTCGAAGGCGGTGAGTCTGCTCGACGAGTGCCACCGAACGTGGGAGCAGGGGCGTGTCGATCAGGCCCTGCTGCGGCGCGGCATCGAAGTGACGGATTCGAACGCCGCGTTCTTCGATTCGGCCAACGGATTCGCCGGCTGCATCGCCGGCATTCATGAAGTTCTTCGTCGCCAGGGCCTGCTGGAAACGACGCGCTGCCTCGACGCACACGAAGTCATGAGTCCTGGCCAGGCCGACGAGATCGATCGCGTGTATCGCGAGTATCCCCACCTGTCCGACGACGCGTTTGTCGCCGAGCACCTGGACACCTGGCTGGAGGGATAG
- a CDS encoding NAD(P)-dependent oxidoreductase yields the protein MPDTPWPLSIADEAQLDDRLSTPSVAAIDAMRALADDLIVLGVAGKMGPTLARMARRASDAAGVTRRVIGVARFSEPGHEQALQAHGVETIRCDLLDEAAVERLPDAPLVIYMAGRKFGSTGDESLTWAMNAWLPAVVCRRYARSRIAAFSTGNVYGLTPAGRGGSQESDRPSPVGEYAMSCLGRERMFEHFSRANGTAVSILRLNYATEMRYGLIVDLARQVHAGTPIDLAMGYANVIWQGDANAMSIAALRHAASPPYVVNIAGPDELSVRDVCLALGARMGREVRFTGTEAGDALLSNGARGWTDLGRPDVALSQLIDWTADWVSRGGSSLGKPTHFESRDGKF from the coding sequence ATGCCAGACACACCGTGGCCGCTCTCCATCGCCGACGAGGCGCAACTCGACGATCGCCTCAGCACGCCGAGCGTGGCCGCCATCGATGCGATGCGCGCGCTCGCCGACGACCTCATCGTGCTCGGCGTGGCCGGGAAGATGGGGCCGACGCTCGCGCGCATGGCGCGGCGCGCGTCCGATGCCGCCGGCGTGACGCGGCGCGTCATCGGCGTGGCGCGCTTCTCCGAACCCGGGCACGAGCAGGCGCTCCAGGCGCACGGCGTCGAAACGATCCGCTGCGATCTGCTCGACGAGGCCGCCGTCGAGCGACTGCCCGACGCGCCGCTCGTCATCTACATGGCCGGGCGCAAGTTCGGTTCGACGGGCGACGAATCGCTCACGTGGGCGATGAACGCGTGGCTGCCGGCGGTGGTCTGCCGGCGCTACGCGCGAAGCCGCATCGCCGCGTTCTCGACAGGCAACGTCTACGGCCTCACGCCAGCCGGCCGGGGCGGATCGCAGGAATCCGATCGCCCGTCTCCTGTCGGCGAGTACGCGATGAGCTGTCTCGGACGCGAGCGGATGTTCGAGCACTTCAGCCGCGCCAACGGCACGGCCGTGTCGATCCTGCGCCTGAACTATGCGACAGAGATGCGTTACGGATTGATCGTCGATCTCGCGCGTCAGGTCCACGCCGGGACGCCCATCGATCTCGCGATGGGCTACGCCAACGTCATCTGGCAGGGCGATGCCAACGCGATGTCCATCGCCGCGCTGCGGCACGCGGCATCGCCGCCGTACGTCGTGAACATCGCCGGTCCCGACGAACTCTCGGTACGTGACGTCTGTCTCGCGCTCGGCGCGCGCATGGGACGCGAGGTGCGATTCACCGGCACCGAAGCCGGCGACGCGCTTCTCAGCAACGGCGCGCGCGGGTGGACCGATCTCGGCCGGCCGGACGTCGCGCTTTCGCAACTGATCGACTGGACCGCCGACTGGGTGTCGCGCGGCGGATCGAGCCTCGGCAAACCGACGCACTTCGAGTCGCGCGACGGAAAGTTCTGA
- a CDS encoding GNAT family N-acetyltransferase: MSLPETAVLRPMLESDVDAGLRLCRQSGWNQVASDWRQFLTLTPDGATVAVAGGGVVIGTVATMRYAAMDAAATPDAGRGGVAWLAMVLVDADRRGGGIGTRLLRHAIATAHLEDTLGLDATPLGQPIYEKLGFVAAGTLVRMQRQPLTDGGQGVHDRSLHPNVRPATPADIDAIARLDAHTTGLDRAAMLAWLRDGAPTTAWVCESAGHMTGVVLGRIGHDAVHIGPIIAPEVDTSAALLDAAITSHPDARLYIDIDDASPGWRSLVEACGFIAQRPFTRMYRGPWRPPAPRPLPASPSVLHPLMFAIIGPEFG, translated from the coding sequence ATGTCCTTACCCGAGACTGCCGTGCTGCGGCCGATGCTCGAGTCGGACGTCGACGCGGGGCTGCGGCTCTGCCGACAGAGCGGGTGGAATCAGGTCGCGAGCGACTGGCGGCAGTTCCTGACGCTCACGCCGGATGGCGCCACGGTGGCTGTCGCCGGTGGTGGGGTCGTCATCGGCACCGTGGCGACGATGAGGTATGCCGCGATGGATGCAGCCGCCACGCCTGACGCGGGGCGCGGTGGCGTGGCGTGGCTGGCGATGGTGCTGGTGGACGCCGATCGGCGCGGCGGCGGTATCGGCACGCGGTTGTTGCGACACGCGATCGCTACGGCCCACCTCGAAGACACGCTCGGTCTCGACGCCACACCGCTCGGGCAACCCATCTACGAGAAACTCGGCTTCGTTGCAGCCGGCACGCTGGTGCGGATGCAGCGACAACCTCTCACGGATGGAGGCCAGGGGGTTCACGACCGTTCGCTCCATCCCAACGTACGGCCGGCGACGCCAGCCGACATCGACGCCATCGCGCGACTCGATGCGCACACGACGGGACTCGATCGCGCCGCCATGCTCGCGTGGCTGCGCGACGGTGCGCCGACAACAGCGTGGGTGTGCGAGTCGGCCGGCCACATGACCGGCGTCGTGCTGGGCCGCATCGGTCACGACGCGGTCCACATCGGCCCAATCATCGCGCCCGAGGTCGACACCTCCGCCGCCCTGCTCGACGCCGCGATCACGTCGCACCCCGACGCCAGGCTCTACATCGACATCGACGATGCCAGTCCCGGCTGGCGCTCGCTCGTCGAAGCCTGCGGCTTCATCGCCCAGCGCCCCTTCACCCGCATGTACCGCGGCCCCTGGCGCCCCCCCGCGCCCCGTCCGCTACCGGCCTCGCCCTCCGTCCTCCATCCGCTGATGTTCGCCATCATCGGTCCCGAGTTCGGTTGA
- a CDS encoding DUF2088 domain-containing protein: protein MLAIVPDGTRTAPVGTVFRLLHEHLSGHAAALDVMIALGTHQPMSEEAICRRLDMTMEERQGRYRDVAFFNHAWDDPTALQRVGVLEADRIQELTGGAFAMDVPVEINRRVLEYDRIVIIGPVFPHEVVGFSGGNKYLFPGVSGPAILNFFHWLGAVVTNPMIIGNKWTPVRKVVDAAGALVPVPKTCFCLVVRPDGALAGIVAGTPEAAWTDASELSRRTHIVYKERPYHTVLSCVPRMYEDLWTGGKGMYKLEPVVADGGELIIYAPHIAEVSVTHGHLLLDIGYHCRDYFREQWDRFGHLPWGVLAHSTHVRGVGTYEDGVERCRIQVTVASQIPEGICRQLNLGYRDPATIDIESFANREAEGVLLVRKAGEMLYRLADAPTWAAEA, encoded by the coding sequence GTGCTGGCCATCGTGCCAGACGGCACGCGGACGGCGCCCGTCGGCACCGTCTTCAGGCTCCTGCACGAGCACCTGAGCGGACACGCCGCCGCGCTCGACGTGATGATCGCGCTCGGCACGCACCAGCCCATGTCCGAGGAGGCCATCTGCCGTCGTCTCGACATGACGATGGAGGAGCGGCAGGGACGGTATCGCGACGTCGCGTTCTTCAATCACGCGTGGGACGATCCCACCGCCCTGCAGCGCGTGGGCGTGCTGGAGGCCGATCGGATCCAGGAACTGACAGGCGGCGCGTTCGCGATGGACGTGCCCGTCGAGATCAACAGGCGCGTGCTCGAGTACGACAGGATCGTCATCATCGGTCCTGTGTTCCCGCACGAAGTGGTGGGCTTCTCCGGCGGCAACAAGTACCTGTTCCCCGGCGTGAGCGGCCCGGCCATCCTGAACTTCTTCCACTGGCTCGGCGCGGTGGTGACCAACCCGATGATCATCGGGAACAAGTGGACGCCCGTGCGCAAGGTGGTCGACGCGGCGGGCGCGCTCGTGCCGGTGCCGAAGACGTGCTTCTGTCTCGTGGTCCGGCCAGACGGCGCGCTCGCGGGGATCGTCGCCGGGACACCCGAAGCCGCGTGGACCGACGCCAGCGAACTCTCGCGCCGTACCCACATCGTCTACAAGGAGCGGCCGTATCACACGGTGCTGTCGTGCGTGCCACGCATGTACGAGGACCTCTGGACGGGCGGCAAGGGGATGTACAAGCTCGAACCCGTCGTTGCCGACGGCGGCGAGTTGATCATCTACGCGCCGCACATCGCCGAGGTCTCGGTGACGCATGGCCACCTGCTGCTCGACATCGGCTACCACTGCCGCGACTACTTCCGGGAACAATGGGATCGCTTCGGCCACCTGCCGTGGGGCGTGCTCGCGCACTCCACGCACGTCCGCGGCGTGGGCACGTACGAAGACGGCGTGGAACGCTGCCGCATCCAGGTGACCGTCGCCAGCCAGATCCCCGAAGGCATCTGCCGCCAGCTCAATCTCGGCTACCGCGACCCCGCGACGATCGACATCGAGTCCTTCGCCAACCGCGAGGCCGAAGGGGTGCTCCTGGTCCGCAAGGCCGGCGAGATGCTGTACCGGCTGGCCGACGCGCCCACGTGGGCAGCCGAAGCGTAG
- the hemG gene encoding protoporphyrinogen oxidase — translation MTGDGRPRVAIVGGGIAGLSLAHTLLKSVDVDVVVFERSPRAGGNIRTEVRDGYTCEWGPNGFLDSSPPTLDLVRELGLGDRLQVGDDSARRRYIVRGLRLHEVPTGPVSLLRSGLLSWPAKARLAWEPFAASRPAGDETIHAFAARRIGGEAADMLIDPMVSGVFGGDAHALSLRACFPAMWQMETDHGGLVRALVARRKRSRDKANGIGAPTGRLTSFAGGLDVLVRTLADRLGHVVRTSAGVEAVVRTGTGAYRLLCEDGRTEVADAVVMAGGSAQTARIVRDFDRPLAAVLDEMPTASMVVACLGFSESQLPRPLDGFGYLIPRIEGLRTLGCVWDSIVFPGRAPKGHVLMRVMMGGASDPTAVTLDDDRVLAVVRKDLRTILGIDSAPSFVRLIRHRTGIPQYTVGHRDRVATAEARLARHPGLFLAGNAYRGVSINACIADARNFGIARLQNLRGSEAAPALGARPLI, via the coding sequence ATGACTGGCGACGGCCGGCCGCGAGTCGCCATCGTCGGTGGCGGGATCGCGGGACTGTCGCTGGCACACACGCTCCTGAAGTCCGTCGACGTCGACGTCGTGGTCTTCGAGCGCAGCCCACGCGCGGGCGGCAACATCCGCACCGAGGTCAGAGACGGGTACACGTGCGAGTGGGGTCCGAACGGCTTCCTCGACAGCTCGCCGCCGACGCTCGATCTCGTGCGCGAACTCGGGCTCGGCGATCGTCTCCAGGTGGGCGACGACAGCGCACGCAGGCGCTACATCGTCAGGGGCCTGCGTCTGCACGAGGTGCCGACGGGCCCGGTGAGCCTGCTGCGGAGCGGTCTGCTGTCGTGGCCCGCCAAGGCGCGCCTGGCGTGGGAACCGTTCGCGGCGTCGCGCCCCGCCGGCGACGAGACCATCCACGCCTTCGCCGCGCGCCGCATCGGCGGCGAGGCCGCCGACATGCTGATCGATCCGATGGTGTCCGGCGTGTTCGGCGGCGACGCGCACGCGCTGTCGCTGCGCGCGTGCTTTCCGGCCATGTGGCAGATGGAGACCGATCATGGCGGTCTCGTGCGAGCGCTCGTTGCACGTCGGAAGCGGTCACGCGACAAGGCCAACGGCATCGGTGCGCCAACGGGCCGGCTCACGTCGTTCGCAGGCGGTCTCGACGTGCTCGTCCGCACGCTGGCCGATCGTCTGGGCCATGTCGTTCGCACGAGTGCGGGCGTCGAGGCCGTCGTGCGCACCGGGACCGGCGCGTATCGGCTGCTCTGCGAGGACGGCCGCACGGAGGTTGCCGATGCCGTCGTGATGGCCGGCGGGTCCGCGCAGACGGCGCGCATCGTCCGCGACTTCGATCGTCCGCTGGCCGCGGTGCTCGACGAGATGCCCACGGCGAGCATGGTCGTTGCGTGTCTCGGCTTCTCCGAGTCGCAGTTGCCGAGACCGCTCGACGGCTTCGGCTACCTGATCCCGCGCATCGAGGGATTGCGCACGCTGGGCTGCGTATGGGACTCGATCGTGTTCCCCGGCCGCGCCCCGAAGGGCCACGTCCTGATGCGGGTGATGATGGGCGGCGCGAGTGATCCCACAGCGGTGACGCTGGACGATGACAGGGTGCTGGCCGTGGTGCGTAAGGATCTACGAACGATACTCGGCATCGACTCCGCGCCGTCGTTCGTCAGGCTGATTCGCCATCGGACCGGTATTCCGCAGTACACCGTCGGCCACCGCGATCGCGTCGCCACCGCCGAAGCGCGCCTCGCCAGACACCCGGGGCTCTTCCTGGCCGGCAATGCCTATCGGGGTGTGTCCATCAATGCATGCATTGCTGACGCCCGCAATTTCGGCATCGCCCGATTGCAGAATCTCAGGGGATCAGAGGCAGCGCCGGCTCTTGGAGCCCGGCCGCTCATCTGA
- the hemH gene encoding ferrochelatase, giving the protein MGGPDTLDDVEPFLVTLFSDRDIIELPLGAAMQPLMARLVARMRRKGVRRNYASIGGGSPQLRLTREQAVALEERLCAEGRRCVVAIAMRYWQPDTSAALERLQAHGVSRIVAVTLYPHYSRATTGSSRRELERTLALPRWRGRFDVSYVESYPDHPLYLDAMADTVGRALATFPEARRDGVTILFSAHGLPQKFVDEGDPYVDHTHATVRGILERLRIPNPHTVAFQSRTGPVTWIGPGTEDVLRDLGARGVRDVLMVPVSFVSDHIETLYEVDQLFRDDAMAAGIVDYRRSDALNTHPLFIETLADLVQRQLAPV; this is encoded by the coding sequence ATGGGCGGGCCTGACACGCTTGACGACGTGGAGCCGTTCCTGGTCACGCTCTTCTCCGATCGCGACATCATCGAACTGCCGCTCGGCGCGGCGATGCAGCCGCTCATGGCGCGCCTCGTCGCGCGCATGCGCCGCAAGGGGGTGCGCCGCAACTACGCGTCGATCGGAGGCGGGTCGCCGCAGCTGCGTCTCACGCGCGAGCAGGCCGTTGCGCTCGAGGAACGGCTGTGCGCCGAGGGCCGGCGGTGCGTGGTGGCGATCGCGATGCGGTACTGGCAGCCGGACACCAGCGCCGCGCTGGAGCGCCTCCAGGCGCACGGCGTCTCGCGCATCGTGGCGGTGACGCTCTATCCGCACTACTCGCGCGCCACGACCGGATCGTCGCGCCGCGAACTGGAGCGCACGCTGGCGCTGCCGCGGTGGCGGGGACGCTTCGACGTGAGCTACGTGGAGTCCTATCCGGATCATCCGCTGTATCTCGACGCCATGGCCGATACCGTCGGCCGCGCGCTGGCGACGTTCCCCGAGGCGCGGCGCGATGGCGTGACCATCCTGTTCAGCGCGCACGGCCTCCCGCAGAAGTTCGTGGACGAGGGCGATCCGTACGTCGATCACACGCACGCCACGGTGCGCGGCATCCTCGAACGCCTGCGTATCCCGAACCCTCACACGGTCGCGTTCCAGTCGCGCACGGGCCCCGTCACGTGGATCGGCCCCGGCACCGAGGACGTCCTGCGCGATCTCGGCGCACGCGGTGTCCGCGACGTGTTGATGGTGCCCGTGTCGTTCGTCTCCGACCACATCGAGACGCTGTACGAGGTGGACCAGTTGTTCCGCGACGATGCGATGGCCGCAGGGATCGTGGACTACCGGCGGAGTGACGCGCTCAATACGCACCCGCTCTTCATCGAGACGCTCGCGGATCTCGTGCAACGGCAGCTCGCGCCGGTATGA
- the hemN gene encoding oxygen-independent coproporphyrinogen III oxidase: MLAPGTLVAVASSPQDLTSPLPAPGATVAPGDFDNPAVTVDLLHRYDKPGPRYTSYPTAVEFHSGFGAADYDAHLSRAATNADAPLSLYLHLPFCESRCAFCGCSVIVTRKRHVAAEYLTYLVRELRMVAERLGRRRHVVQYHWGGGTPSYLSPDQMRGLHAAVCDSFDIEASGERAIEVDPRVTSFEQLEVLRALGFSRLSLGVQDFDDDVQQAVNRVQGVAATRALIHHARQLGFASINVDLIYGLPKQTDASFARTIDTVIALRPDRIAAYSFAHVPWIRAHQKLLRVEDLPSADQKLRLFVDARQRLIDAGYVAIGMDHFALPGDDLARAAATGTLHRNFMGYTTRPAPDLVGLGVSAIGDVAGAFTQNTKKLSAYYRAIDEGRLPVERGYALDPDDQIRRHVIAQLMCAMVLDVHEVERRFGIDFDAYFARELQELADGPVRHGLLREHAGVLRVTPRGRALVRNICMTFDRHLREARAATPVFSRTV, encoded by the coding sequence ATGCTTGCACCGGGGACGCTCGTGGCAGTGGCATCCTCCCCGCAGGACCTGACCTCCCCACTGCCCGCCCCGGGTGCGACCGTCGCACCCGGGGATTTCGACAACCCTGCTGTCACGGTCGATCTGCTGCACCGGTACGACAAGCCGGGGCCGCGCTACACCTCGTACCCGACCGCCGTCGAGTTCCACTCCGGGTTCGGCGCCGCCGACTACGACGCGCATCTGTCTCGCGCCGCCACCAACGCCGACGCGCCGCTCTCCCTGTATCTCCACCTGCCCTTCTGCGAGTCGCGCTGCGCCTTTTGCGGCTGCTCGGTCATCGTCACGCGCAAGCGCCACGTGGCCGCCGAATACCTGACGTATCTCGTTCGGGAACTGCGCATGGTCGCCGAGCGCCTCGGTCGCCGCCGGCACGTGGTGCAGTACCACTGGGGCGGCGGCACACCGAGCTATCTCTCGCCCGACCAGATGCGCGGCCTCCACGCCGCGGTGTGCGACTCGTTCGACATCGAGGCCTCCGGCGAACGGGCCATCGAAGTCGATCCGCGCGTGACGTCATTCGAACAGCTCGAGGTGCTGCGTGCCCTCGGCTTCTCGCGCCTCTCGCTCGGCGTGCAGGACTTCGACGATGACGTGCAGCAGGCGGTCAACCGTGTGCAGGGCGTGGCGGCGACGCGCGCGCTCATCCACCACGCGCGGCAGCTCGGGTTCGCTTCCATCAACGTCGATCTGATCTACGGCCTCCCGAAGCAGACCGACGCGTCGTTCGCGCGGACCATCGACACGGTCATCGCGCTGCGGCCAGACCGCATCGCCGCGTACTCCTTCGCGCACGTGCCATGGATTCGCGCGCACCAGAAACTGCTGCGCGTCGAGGACCTGCCGTCGGCGGACCAGAAGCTGCGTCTGTTCGTCGACGCGCGGCAGCGTCTGATCGACGCCGGGTACGTCGCCATCGGCATGGACCACTTCGCGCTGCCCGGAGACGACCTGGCCCGCGCCGCGGCGACGGGGACGCTGCACCGCAACTTCATGGGCTACACCACGCGTCCGGCGCCCGATCTCGTCGGCCTCGGTGTCTCGGCGATCGGCGACGTGGCGGGCGCGTTCACGCAGAACACGAAGAAGCTCAGCGCCTACTACCGCGCGATCGACGAGGGCCGCCTGCCAGTGGAACGCGGCTACGCGCTCGACCCCGACGACCAGATCCGGCGCCACGTCATCGCGCAGTTGATGTGCGCGATGGTGCTCGACGTCCACGAGGTCGAGCGGCGGTTCGGCATCGACTTCGACGCGTACTTCGCGCGCGAACTGCAGGAACTGGCCGATGGTCCCGTACGCCACGGCCTGCTGCGCGAGCACGCCGGCGTGCTGCGCGTGACGCCGAGAGGCCGCGCGCTGGTGCGCAACATCTGCATGACCTTCGACCGCCACCTGCGCGAGGCGCGCGCCGCCACGCCGGTGTTCTCGAGGACCGTCTGA
- a CDS encoding class I SAM-dependent methyltransferase encodes MNPFSDRHMAIGYARARPGVHPHVIALLDDWLSGRRFDRVLDVGCGAGLSTRPLLGLARACVAIDPSEAMVAAARQVVPEAVSLVAAAEAIPLPDRAIGLATAAGSLNFARDLDACWPELARVIEPDGVLAVYDFSVARTFASGDTTGLVRAFGAFAGRYPSPVSQAIPLSPAILADRAPAFRLMRGESFALPLPLTADTYVRYLLTETNVHAAIRRGVPVEDVETWLTTHVAPLFEGVQRDLLFEGYLAVLTPRA; translated from the coding sequence ATGAACCCGTTCTCCGACCGTCACATGGCCATCGGCTACGCGCGGGCGCGGCCCGGGGTACACCCACATGTGATCGCGCTGCTCGACGACTGGCTCAGCGGGCGGCGGTTCGATCGGGTTCTTGACGTGGGGTGCGGGGCGGGGTTGTCGACGCGTCCGTTACTCGGGCTCGCCCGCGCGTGCGTCGCCATCGACCCGTCCGAGGCGATGGTGGCGGCTGCGCGACAAGTGGTGCCGGAGGCCGTGTCACTCGTGGCGGCAGCGGAAGCCATCCCGCTGCCCGATCGCGCCATCGGCCTCGCCACCGCAGCCGGCTCGCTCAATTTCGCGCGCGATCTCGACGCCTGCTGGCCAGAACTCGCCCGCGTCATCGAGCCAGACGGCGTGCTCGCCGTGTACGACTTCTCCGTCGCACGGACGTTCGCCAGCGGCGACACCACGGGGCTCGTTCGGGCGTTCGGCGCGTTCGCGGGGCGGTACCCGAGTCCGGTCAGTCAGGCGATTCCCCTGTCTCCGGCGATTCTGGCCGACAGGGCTCCGGCGTTCCGCCTGATGCGCGGCGAATCGTTCGCCCTGCCGCTGCCGCTCACCGCAGACACCTACGTGCGGTACCTCCTGACCGAGACGAACGTCCACGCCGCCATCCGCCGCGGCGTGCCCGTCGAGGACGTGGAAACCTGGCTGACGACGCACGTCGCCCCGCTGTTCGAGGGCGTTCAGAGGGACCTCCTGTTCGAGGGCTACCTCGCGGTCCTGACACCACGAGCGTGA
- a CDS encoding phosphatase PAP2 family protein — translation MLHLMRHWSALTVATVLWVAVPAVHAQEGPTATSSPIASPTALPEELDASPPGVHESAATTLRQAPEIRLPGALAPRRHAAPSVGSLISELPFDFRAAASTDNAIIMLSASASASLMHPYDQRITARLTSSPSLDTFFAPGKLAGGFAVQFGGAWAAYGLGRVVGNERLAMVGADLVRAQIVNSVFTQGLKLSVGRSRPDGDAWSFPSGHTSGTFANAAVLHRHFGWKVGAPMYALATYVAASRIQERRHFASDVLFGAGVGLISGRAVTVGRGRARFAAAPMGLPGGAGITFTRID, via the coding sequence GTGCTTCACCTCATGCGTCACTGGTCCGCTCTCACCGTCGCCACGGTGCTGTGGGTGGCCGTTCCTGCCGTACACGCCCAGGAAGGCCCGACAGCCACCTCGTCTCCGATCGCGTCGCCCACCGCCCTGCCGGAGGAACTCGATGCATCGCCTCCGGGGGTCCACGAGTCCGCGGCGACCACGCTGCGGCAGGCGCCCGAGATACGATTGCCCGGGGCGCTCGCGCCCAGACGACATGCGGCGCCCTCGGTGGGCTCCCTCATCAGCGAGCTCCCGTTCGACTTCCGCGCGGCGGCAAGTACCGACAACGCCATCATCATGCTGTCGGCGAGCGCGTCGGCGTCGCTGATGCACCCCTACGATCAGCGGATCACCGCGCGCCTGACGTCTTCCCCCTCGCTCGACACGTTCTTCGCGCCTGGCAAACTGGCGGGCGGATTCGCGGTGCAGTTCGGTGGTGCGTGGGCGGCGTACGGCCTCGGACGCGTCGTGGGCAACGAGCGCCTTGCCATGGTCGGCGCCGACCTCGTTCGCGCGCAGATCGTCAACTCGGTGTTCACGCAGGGACTCAAACTGAGCGTCGGTCGCTCGCGTCCGGACGGCGACGCGTGGTCCTTCCCGTCGGGCCACACCTCCGGCACCTTCGCCAACGCAGCCGTGCTGCACCGGCATTTCGGTTGGAAGGTCGGCGCGCCGATGTACGCGCTGGCCACGTACGTGGCCGCCTCGCGCATCCAGGAGCGCCGGCATTTCGCGAGCGACGTCCTCTTCGGCGCAGGCGTCGGGTTGATCTCGGGACGAGCCGTGACCGTCGGACGCGGCCGCGCGCGATTCGCCGCAGCCCCTATGGGCCTCCCCGGCGGCGCCGGCATCACCTTCACGCGCATCGATTGA